A genomic region of uncultured Paludibaculum sp. contains the following coding sequences:
- a CDS encoding gamma-glutamyltransferase family protein: protein MNRLLLLCLFTAALAQAQPSTMFPPVRGTREMIGAGNNFQVEAGWRMLTSGGNAVDAGVAGILTATVTEQSRIGLGGEAPILIQPAGKPAIAISGIGTAPALATPEFYRMRKPELWEEPGRMGAIPSIGLRAATVPGLFDGLILALSEHGTKTYCEVAQPAIEAAHGFPIPDEYAKFIGELRNFLHLWPASERFFMPNGEAPRRGELFHSPTLAATLESLCGVEKDAKGDRRAKLQAVRDEFYKGSIGHKLARFSEDNGGLLRYDDLAKFHAEFDKPVTGTYRGYGILKPGFWTQGPVMIQALNILERFDLKAMRHNSPEYLHTVIEALKLAFADRDRYYGDPKFSKIPAETLLSKEYAADRAKLIDPDHASIEHRPGSFGGPMMLASIGQGRSVDHDTTCINVVDRFGNVFSATPSGAWLPSVIAGDTGIPFGMRLESFVLTAGHANLLAPGKRPRVTLSPTIVLKDGKPWLAMSTPGGDNQDQAMLQVLLNLIDFGMSPQEAVEAPRIQTEHFYASFGNHEFTPGRVNLESRILETTAKNLMEKGHRLAILGPWSNGSAPTVIRIDGGVLDGGADPRRSRFIFGR from the coding sequence ATGAATCGACTTCTACTGCTTTGCCTGTTCACAGCCGCCCTCGCGCAGGCCCAGCCGTCCACAATGTTTCCGCCCGTGCGCGGCACACGGGAGATGATCGGCGCGGGCAACAACTTCCAGGTGGAAGCCGGGTGGCGCATGCTCACCTCGGGCGGCAACGCGGTGGACGCGGGTGTGGCCGGAATTCTTACGGCGACGGTCACTGAGCAGTCACGCATCGGCCTCGGAGGAGAGGCGCCCATCCTCATCCAACCGGCCGGCAAGCCGGCAATCGCCATCAGCGGCATCGGCACCGCGCCCGCTCTGGCTACGCCCGAGTTCTATCGGATGCGCAAGCCCGAGCTTTGGGAGGAACCGGGCCGCATGGGAGCCATCCCCTCCATCGGACTGCGAGCCGCGACGGTCCCCGGTCTGTTTGACGGGCTCATCCTCGCGCTGTCGGAGCACGGCACCAAAACCTACTGCGAGGTGGCCCAACCTGCCATCGAGGCCGCTCACGGATTTCCCATCCCCGACGAATACGCGAAGTTCATCGGCGAGTTGCGCAACTTCCTCCACCTGTGGCCGGCGTCGGAGCGGTTTTTCATGCCCAACGGAGAGGCGCCTCGGCGGGGAGAGCTGTTCCATTCGCCGACACTGGCCGCCACGCTCGAGTCGCTCTGCGGCGTCGAAAAGGACGCCAAAGGCGACCGCCGCGCCAAGTTGCAGGCCGTTCGTGATGAGTTCTACAAGGGCTCCATCGGCCACAAGTTGGCCCGCTTCTCGGAGGACAACGGCGGGCTGCTTCGCTATGACGACCTCGCCAAGTTCCACGCCGAGTTCGACAAGCCGGTTACGGGCACCTATCGCGGCTATGGCATCCTGAAGCCCGGCTTTTGGACGCAGGGACCGGTGATGATCCAGGCGCTCAACATTCTGGAGCGCTTCGACCTGAAGGCCATGCGGCACAATTCTCCAGAATACTTGCATACCGTGATCGAGGCCCTGAAGCTCGCCTTCGCCGACCGCGACCGCTACTACGGCGATCCGAAGTTTTCGAAGATCCCCGCCGAGACCCTGCTGTCGAAGGAGTACGCGGCCGATCGCGCCAAGCTGATCGACCCGGACCACGCTTCGATCGAGCATCGGCCCGGCTCTTTCGGTGGGCCCATGATGCTAGCCTCCATCGGCCAGGGCCGGTCCGTTGACCATGACACCACCTGCATCAACGTGGTCGACCGCTTTGGCAACGTATTCTCGGCGACCCCCAGCGGGGCATGGCTCCCGTCGGTCATCGCTGGCGACACAGGCATCCCCTTCGGTATGCGGCTGGAGTCGTTCGTACTCACGGCGGGCCACGCCAATCTGCTGGCGCCCGGCAAACGGCCGCGGGTCACCTTGAGCCCCACCATTGTGCTGAAAGATGGGAAGCCGTGGCTGGCCATGTCAACCCCGGGCGGCGACAATCAGGATCAGGCCATGCTCCAGGTGCTGCTGAATCTCATCGATTTCGGCATGAGCCCGCAGGAAGCCGTCGAGGCGCCGCGCATCCAGACGGAGCACTTCTATGCCTCGTTCGGGAACCACGAGTTCACGCCGGGCCGGGTGAACCTGGAGTCGCGCATACTGGAGACGACCGCTAAGAATCTTATGGAGAAGGGTCACCGGCTTGCCATATTGGGGCCGTGGTCCAACGGCTCCGCCCCGACTGTGATTCGAATCGATGGAGGCGTGCTGGATGGAGGCGCCGACCCACGCCGGTCGCGGTTCATTTTTGGCCGCTGA
- a CDS encoding TrmH family RNA methyltransferase, whose product MVVLDHVRSMYNVGAFFRTADAVRLERLVLCGITAHPPQEGIGKTALGAEETVPWEYHTDALVPLRMMQARGYELAAIETGDTAKDIFEWQPRWPVCVVFGNEVDGLGEGLLSACDSHIRLPMNGVKNSLNVATAGGVVVYELLRKLREAR is encoded by the coding sequence GTGGTCGTGCTCGATCATGTACGCAGCATGTACAACGTCGGAGCATTTTTTCGCACCGCCGATGCCGTGCGGCTGGAACGCCTGGTGCTGTGCGGCATCACCGCGCACCCGCCGCAGGAGGGAATCGGCAAGACCGCGCTGGGCGCCGAGGAGACCGTGCCCTGGGAGTATCACACCGATGCTCTGGTGCCCCTTCGCATGATGCAGGCCCGCGGATACGAACTGGCGGCCATCGAAACAGGCGACACAGCGAAAGATATCTTCGAATGGCAGCCCCGCTGGCCGGTCTGCGTCGTCTTTGGCAATGAAGTGGATGGTTTGGGCGAGGGACTGCTGTCCGCCTGCGACTCGCACATCCGCCTGCCGATGAATGGGGTGAAGAATTCGCTGAATGTGGCCACGGCCGGTGGCGTGGTTGTGTACGAACTGCTAAGGAAACTCAGAGAGGCCCGATGA
- the hutH gene encoding histidine ammonia-lyase codes for MVSLNGSALTLEDVALVARAGGEVELDPHAVRRMKAAREVIDRLAAGEAPVYAVNTGVGLLADTRVAPEELDQLQRNVVRSHACGVGEPLPDEVVRAIMLIRANVLAKGVSGIRPVVARRLCGLLNKGVTPVVPSRGSVGASGDLAPLAHIALVLIGEGEARYQDRRMSGGAALEAALVEPLRLHSKEGISLVNGTQAMLALGSLALLDSEDLTEAADVACALSLDALRGTPKAFDPRIHEVRPHPGQLASARLLLRLLEGSEIRASHQSCRRVQDAYSLRCAPQVHGAVRDTLTEARRVFSIELNSATDNPLVFGEETLSGGNFHGQHLAFAMDYLAIALTALAGISERRIDRLVNPALNEGLPAFLANHPGLESGFMMVQVTAAALVAECRVLATPASPGTITTSGNKEDFVSMGMTSALKLRQTVELTRQVLAIELMTATQALEFLRPLKTSPTLEAIRAAFLKVCPPRKDDQPFSSGMAAAAEWLKNWRTVRPANVTAIDAQ; via the coding sequence ATGGTTAGTCTGAACGGATCCGCGTTGACCCTGGAAGATGTCGCCCTGGTGGCCCGGGCGGGCGGCGAGGTGGAACTGGACCCGCACGCCGTCCGGCGCATGAAGGCGGCGCGTGAGGTGATCGACCGCCTGGCGGCCGGCGAGGCGCCTGTTTACGCAGTGAACACGGGCGTCGGCCTGCTGGCGGACACGCGTGTGGCTCCAGAAGAACTGGACCAACTGCAGCGCAACGTGGTGCGCTCGCATGCCTGCGGCGTGGGCGAGCCGCTGCCGGATGAAGTGGTCCGGGCGATCATGCTGATCCGCGCCAATGTCCTGGCCAAGGGTGTATCGGGCATACGTCCGGTGGTCGCGCGGCGGCTGTGCGGTCTTTTGAACAAAGGCGTGACCCCCGTAGTGCCATCGCGCGGCAGCGTGGGCGCAAGTGGTGACCTGGCTCCGCTGGCGCACATTGCGCTGGTGCTGATCGGCGAAGGCGAGGCCCGTTACCAGGACCGGCGCATGAGCGGTGGGGCCGCCCTGGAAGCCGCTCTGGTGGAGCCTCTCCGCCTGCACTCGAAAGAAGGCATCTCGCTGGTGAACGGGACACAGGCGATGCTGGCCCTGGGTTCACTCGCATTGCTGGACTCGGAGGACCTGACCGAGGCGGCGGACGTGGCCTGTGCGCTTTCCCTCGACGCGCTGCGCGGCACCCCGAAAGCCTTTGACCCACGCATCCATGAGGTGCGTCCGCATCCCGGTCAACTGGCCAGCGCACGGCTCCTGCTGCGCTTGCTGGAAGGCAGCGAAATCCGGGCATCGCACCAGAGCTGCCGGCGGGTGCAGGACGCCTATTCGCTGCGCTGCGCGCCCCAGGTGCATGGAGCCGTGAGGGACACGCTCACCGAAGCCCGGCGCGTCTTCAGCATCGAGTTGAACTCGGCCACCGACAATCCACTGGTCTTCGGAGAGGAGACGCTCTCGGGCGGCAATTTCCACGGTCAGCATCTGGCCTTTGCCATGGACTACCTGGCCATCGCCTTGACGGCCCTGGCCGGCATCAGCGAGCGGCGCATCGACAGGCTGGTGAACCCGGCTCTGAACGAGGGGTTGCCCGCGTTCCTGGCCAACCATCCGGGGCTCGAGTCCGGATTCATGATGGTGCAGGTCACCGCGGCGGCCCTGGTGGCCGAGTGCCGCGTGCTGGCGACCCCAGCCTCACCGGGCACCATCACCACCAGCGGCAACAAAGAGGACTTCGTCAGCATGGGCATGACCTCGGCGTTGAAGCTGCGCCAGACGGTGGAGTTGACACGCCAGGTGCTGGCCATCGAGCTGATGACGGCGACACAGGCCCTGGAGTTCCTGCGTCCCTTGAAGACCAGCCCGACGCTGGAAGCCATTCGCGCGGCGTTTTTGAAGGTCTGTCCGCCGCGAAAGGACGACCAGCCGTTTTCGTCCGGCATGGCGGCAGCCGCCGAATGGCTAAAGAACTGGCGGACAGTCCGGCCTGCCAACGTGACGGCAATTGACGCACAATAG
- a CDS encoding serine hydrolase, giving the protein MRTAAVRLAFVLTLPCFAWAQPNLDAAVERTLKEFNVPGIAVGVVKDGQLVLAKGYGVRKLGDVAPVTPDTLFGIASNTKAFTAASLAMLVDEGKVRWDDPVIQYLPAFQMYDPYVTREMTVRDLLVHRSGLGLGAGDLMFFPTSNLSSTEIVRRLRWVRPATSFRSGYAYDNVLYLVAGQVIEAASGKPWDVFVRERFFKPLGMTHSTTSSTVLKPGMDYATPHAAADGKLEPISLTNLDNNAPAGAINSSINDMSRWVAAQLNGGEYNGTRLFSAKQGQEMWSAQTIMPLGNPPGELIEAKPNFQAYGLGWVVSDFRGTKMVHHTGGLAGMVTRVTLIPSLKLGVLVFTNQEVGAAFNAVTYTVLDHYLNAPSKDWVAAYATYQKGRVAEAGETVSKSAAARDVNSKPSLPLLSYAGRFRDAWYGDVLVEAKDGKLLIRFTHSPSLTGELVHWQYDTFVARWNDRTLLADAYVTFSLKPDGKIEGAKMVAVSPLTDFSFDFHDLYLRPVAADAQPY; this is encoded by the coding sequence ATGCGCACCGCAGCCGTCCGTCTCGCTTTCGTCCTTACCCTGCCCTGCTTCGCCTGGGCGCAACCGAATCTTGACGCCGCGGTGGAGCGCACATTGAAGGAGTTCAACGTGCCTGGCATCGCCGTCGGCGTCGTGAAGGATGGCCAGTTGGTGCTGGCCAAGGGCTACGGCGTCCGGAAGCTGGGCGATGTGGCTCCGGTGACGCCGGACACCCTGTTCGGCATCGCGTCGAACACCAAGGCCTTCACGGCCGCATCGCTGGCGATGCTGGTGGATGAGGGCAAAGTGCGCTGGGACGACCCGGTGATTCAGTATTTGCCGGCCTTCCAGATGTACGATCCCTACGTCACGCGGGAGATGACGGTGCGCGACCTCCTGGTGCACCGCAGTGGCCTGGGCCTGGGTGCGGGCGACCTCATGTTCTTTCCCACCAGCAACCTGAGTTCGACTGAGATCGTGAGGCGTCTGCGCTGGGTGCGGCCGGCAACCAGTTTCCGCAGCGGCTACGCCTACGACAACGTGCTCTATCTGGTGGCTGGCCAGGTGATCGAGGCGGCCAGCGGCAAGCCGTGGGACGTTTTCGTCCGCGAGCGTTTCTTCAAGCCGCTGGGCATGACCCACTCCACCACAAGCTCGACGGTGCTGAAGCCGGGCATGGACTACGCGACGCCGCATGCCGCGGCCGACGGCAAGCTGGAGCCGATCAGCCTTACAAATCTGGACAACAACGCACCGGCCGGAGCGATCAACTCGAGCATCAACGACATGTCGCGTTGGGTGGCCGCCCAGTTGAACGGCGGCGAGTACAACGGCACGCGGCTTTTCAGTGCCAAGCAGGGCCAGGAGATGTGGTCGGCGCAGACTATCATGCCGCTGGGTAACCCGCCAGGGGAGTTGATCGAGGCCAAGCCGAACTTCCAAGCCTATGGCCTGGGGTGGGTGGTCTCGGACTTCCGTGGCACGAAGATGGTCCATCACACGGGCGGTCTGGCCGGCATGGTGACCCGCGTGACGCTGATCCCCTCCCTGAAGTTGGGCGTGCTGGTGTTCACGAATCAGGAGGTGGGCGCGGCCTTCAACGCGGTCACCTATACGGTGCTGGATCACTACCTGAACGCTCCGTCGAAGGACTGGGTGGCCGCCTATGCCACCTATCAGAAGGGCCGCGTAGCCGAAGCCGGCGAGACCGTAAGTAAGTCGGCCGCCGCCCGTGATGTGAATTCAAAACCTTCCCTGCCGCTACTCAGCTACGCCGGGCGCTTTCGCGACGCCTGGTATGGCGACGTCCTGGTCGAAGCGAAAGACGGGAAACTCTTGATTCGCTTCACGCACTCACCCTCGTTGACGGGGGAACTGGTGCACTGGCAGTACGACACCTTCGTGGCGCGCTGGAACGACCGCACCCTGCTGGCCGACGCATACGTGACGTTTTCGCTCAAGCCGGACGGCAAGATCGAGGGGGCCAAGATGGTGGCGGTCTCCCCGCTCACGGACTTCAGCTTCGACTTCCACGACCTGTACCTGAGGCCTGTGGCCGCCGATGCCCAGCCTTACTGA
- a CDS encoding oligopeptide transporter, OPT family, with protein MTQPDPQLRELTVKSVALGLFLAFVFGAANAYLGMKAGQTVAATIPAAVIAMALFRIPAFRGGLLEQNIARTAASVGEALVAGAIFTLPAFLMVEIDGQKLWGDLRSHYWQGVVILLAGGLAGVFFIILLRRALCVEAKLPFPESVASYEIVKAGQESGDAPRLVFGGMAFGGLIQILKSDKGLQIFQEYAEGFLAFPRSVVRHFDFSKTPIGSVTHQGGIPWSTPALSPALIGIGYIIGPELASINVAGGFLAWWVLIPLLLFFDPDLASRIGGAGHDVAAYTLWYNIVRPIAVGMMLVGAANTMFSMRKSIAESLKGAFRASAHASHGGGDVPRTERDIPTQWVLLCIAALLVPITAIYYGFTGGIGTAIGTALVMGGAGFLLAAVGGYLVGLVGSSNQPLSGLTLSALILSALLMQAMGVHGAAGVAAVLGVAAVVAVAVSVSGSLIQDLKAGHLLGGTPWKMQAVEIVAVILLSVFLMGPIIALHEANLSTGGIGGRALPAPQAGLMAQLAKGIVSGDMAWGLLAIGAAFGIALLLCGARAMMLIAVGMYLPFDTSSAIFLGGLIKWVADKLMASHGAEVKAKAEEAGTLLASGLIAGEAVVGILLAVLFLTGVSSITHVFTGTDQFSWFPALGGWLSWLPMAAIAWTLIKIPMGRARQ; from the coding sequence GTGACTCAGCCGGACCCCCAACTGCGTGAGCTGACCGTAAAGTCGGTCGCCCTCGGGCTCTTCCTCGCCTTCGTCTTTGGCGCCGCCAACGCCTATCTCGGCATGAAAGCCGGACAGACCGTGGCCGCCACCATCCCGGCCGCGGTCATTGCCATGGCTCTGTTTCGCATCCCGGCCTTCCGCGGCGGTCTGCTGGAACAGAACATCGCCCGCACCGCCGCCAGCGTGGGCGAGGCCCTGGTGGCCGGCGCGATCTTCACGCTGCCCGCCTTCCTGATGGTCGAAATCGATGGGCAGAAGCTTTGGGGCGACTTGCGCAGCCACTACTGGCAGGGTGTGGTCATCCTGCTGGCCGGAGGTCTGGCCGGCGTATTCTTCATCATCCTGTTGCGGCGGGCGCTGTGCGTGGAGGCCAAGTTGCCGTTTCCGGAGAGTGTGGCCAGCTATGAGATCGTGAAGGCCGGCCAGGAATCAGGCGACGCGCCGCGTCTCGTGTTCGGCGGCATGGCGTTCGGCGGCCTGATCCAGATTCTCAAGAGCGACAAGGGACTGCAGATCTTTCAGGAGTACGCCGAGGGGTTCCTGGCCTTTCCCCGTAGTGTTGTCCGGCACTTTGATTTCTCCAAGACGCCCATCGGCTCGGTGACGCACCAGGGTGGCATTCCTTGGTCGACCCCCGCGCTCTCGCCGGCTCTCATCGGCATCGGCTACATCATCGGTCCGGAACTCGCGTCCATCAACGTGGCCGGCGGCTTCCTGGCGTGGTGGGTGCTCATCCCGCTGCTGCTCTTCTTCGACCCCGACTTGGCGTCCCGCATCGGCGGCGCGGGGCATGACGTCGCGGCTTACACGCTCTGGTACAACATCGTCCGCCCCATCGCCGTCGGCATGATGCTGGTGGGCGCGGCCAACACGATGTTCTCCATGCGGAAGTCCATCGCGGAGTCGTTGAAAGGTGCCTTCCGCGCTTCCGCCCATGCATCGCACGGCGGCGGAGACGTGCCGCGCACTGAGCGCGATATCCCCACCCAATGGGTACTTCTTTGCATTGCGGCCCTGCTGGTGCCCATTACGGCCATTTACTACGGCTTCACTGGCGGCATCGGGACCGCTATCGGGACCGCGCTGGTCATGGGCGGTGCCGGATTCCTGCTCGCCGCCGTCGGCGGTTATCTGGTTGGTCTGGTCGGCAGTTCCAACCAGCCGCTGAGCGGTCTGACGCTATCCGCCCTGATCCTCTCCGCCCTGCTGATGCAGGCGATGGGTGTACACGGCGCGGCCGGCGTGGCGGCCGTGCTGGGTGTGGCCGCGGTCGTTGCCGTGGCCGTCTCCGTCTCCGGTTCGCTGATTCAGGATTTGAAGGCCGGGCATCTGCTGGGCGGCACGCCCTGGAAAATGCAGGCCGTCGAGATTGTCGCGGTCATTCTGCTTTCGGTCTTTCTGATGGGGCCCATCATCGCGCTGCACGAGGCGAATCTCTCCACGGGCGGCATCGGCGGGCGCGCGCTGCCAGCCCCGCAGGCGGGTCTCATGGCGCAGCTCGCCAAGGGGATCGTCAGTGGAGACATGGCCTGGGGCCTGCTGGCGATCGGAGCCGCCTTTGGCATCGCCCTGCTGCTTTGCGGAGCCCGCGCCATGATGCTGATCGCCGTGGGTATGTATCTGCCTTTCGACACCAGCTCCGCCATCTTTCTGGGCGGTCTCATCAAGTGGGTGGCCGATAAACTGATGGCTTCGCACGGGGCGGAGGTGAAGGCGAAGGCGGAGGAGGCGGGTACGCTGCTGGCCTCGGGGCTCATCGCCGGGGAAGCGGTGGTCGGCATCCTGCTGGCCGTGCTGTTCCTCACCGGTGTCTCGTCCATCACGCACGTCTTCACCGGGACCGATCAATTCTCGTGGTTCCCGGCTTTGGGCGGCTGGCTGTCGTGGCTGCCGATGGCCGCCATCGCCTGGACACTGATTAAAATCCCGATGGGCCGGGCGCGCCAGTAA
- a CDS encoding ATP-binding protein, giving the protein MQPAGTYNAPKVWTPSRVVLGLIAVALTVALGLWLWHLNTNRNLSSRVFRVGADDAPPYSVLRPGQPPTGLAVEVIREAARREGLHLQFVATKLPVDEAFRRGLVDLWPAATDTPDRRTWLHVSDPWLLNRICIVSRASKQVRSIADLANKRVGAVRLRIVREISGSYPPPGMTAREMAGRYEGLIALCRDEVDASIIEQRFLEQKLLDRPAECAGVPLVVMNVLGADRMLSILANEQSAGAASLLRRGITDMNRDGTFTNLLDHWSAYMGNEIRIVSELENKALQSRVAFYGTLVLAMMGIVLVVQNRRLRIANLMAGAATRAKSEFLASISHEIRTPMNGILGMSHILLQGPLPHEQREQVKIIESSGQSLLRLINDLLDFSKIEAGKLAIEHEAFNLGVLAEQAVALVLPTAEAKGLPVKISIDPKLPALLEGDPGRIRQVLLNLLGNAVKFTDQGEVSLRVDAGPPAGDVVAVEITVRDTGIGVAAENLPHLFEKFYQADSSATRRFGGTGLGLSISHQLVQLMGGTIQVESTPGAGSMFRVDLPLRRVSRGWQEELTPRDAALPAVSGRPGEGLRVLLVEDNKVNQHVATRFLERMGCHVELAENGLSALDRVRAAVDGSAFDMILMDCLMPIMDGYVATRSIRAVETAAGRRTPVIAMTASLLEEDRRRCREAGMDDYIPKPVDPEELKRAVVRFTRDRAQARGAQA; this is encoded by the coding sequence ATGCAACCCGCTGGGACTTATAACGCGCCGAAGGTCTGGACTCCGTCTCGCGTCGTGCTCGGCCTGATCGCCGTCGCGCTGACTGTTGCCTTGGGGCTGTGGTTGTGGCACCTGAATACGAACCGCAACCTCAGCAGCCGCGTTTTTCGGGTGGGTGCGGACGACGCTCCGCCCTACAGTGTGCTGCGACCCGGACAACCGCCCACTGGCCTGGCCGTGGAGGTTATCCGAGAGGCCGCCCGGCGGGAAGGCCTCCATCTCCAGTTCGTCGCGACAAAACTCCCGGTCGACGAGGCCTTCCGGCGCGGGCTGGTGGATCTTTGGCCGGCCGCCACCGATACTCCGGACCGGCGAACATGGCTACACGTCTCCGATCCCTGGCTGCTGAACCGGATCTGCATCGTCTCCCGCGCCAGCAAGCAGGTTCGTTCCATCGCCGACCTGGCGAACAAGCGCGTGGGAGCCGTTCGCTTGCGCATCGTCCGCGAGATTAGCGGCTCGTACCCGCCGCCCGGCATGACCGCGCGCGAGATGGCGGGACGGTACGAGGGGTTGATCGCCCTATGCCGGGACGAGGTGGATGCCAGCATCATCGAACAACGGTTTCTGGAACAGAAACTGCTGGACCGCCCCGCCGAATGCGCTGGGGTCCCTCTGGTAGTCATGAATGTACTCGGCGCCGACCGCATGCTGTCGATTCTGGCGAACGAACAGAGCGCGGGCGCTGCGTCGCTGCTGCGCAGGGGCATCACGGACATGAATCGGGACGGCACATTCACCAACCTGCTGGACCACTGGTCCGCCTACATGGGGAATGAGATTCGTATCGTCTCGGAGCTGGAAAACAAGGCTCTCCAGTCGCGTGTCGCGTTCTATGGCACCCTCGTACTGGCGATGATGGGCATCGTGCTGGTGGTGCAGAACCGCCGCCTGCGGATCGCCAACCTGATGGCCGGCGCGGCCACGCGCGCCAAGAGCGAGTTTCTAGCGTCCATCAGCCATGAGATCCGCACGCCCATGAACGGCATTCTGGGCATGTCCCACATTCTGTTGCAGGGCCCACTTCCGCATGAGCAGCGCGAACAGGTGAAGATCATCGAAAGTTCCGGCCAGTCGCTGCTGCGCCTCATCAACGACCTTCTCGACTTCTCGAAGATCGAGGCCGGTAAGCTGGCCATCGAGCACGAGGCCTTCAACCTGGGTGTCCTGGCCGAGCAGGCGGTCGCCTTGGTTCTTCCCACGGCCGAGGCCAAGGGACTACCCGTGAAGATCTCGATCGATCCTAAGCTGCCGGCTTTGCTGGAAGGGGATCCGGGGCGCATCCGGCAGGTCCTGCTGAACCTGCTGGGGAATGCGGTGAAGTTCACCGATCAGGGCGAGGTCAGCCTTCGGGTGGACGCGGGCCCACCCGCGGGCGACGTGGTGGCCGTGGAAATTACTGTCCGCGACACCGGGATCGGTGTGGCGGCGGAGAATCTCCCGCATCTGTTTGAGAAGTTCTATCAGGCCGATTCCTCCGCCACGCGGCGCTTTGGCGGCACGGGACTGGGTCTGTCCATCAGCCACCAACTGGTCCAACTTATGGGCGGCACCATTCAGGTGGAAAGCACGCCAGGGGCCGGATCCATGTTTCGAGTGGATCTGCCTTTGCGGAGGGTATCCAGGGGCTGGCAGGAGGAACTGACTCCTCGAGATGCAGCCCTGCCGGCTGTCTCGGGGCGTCCGGGCGAAGGGCTCCGCGTCCTTCTGGTGGAAGACAACAAAGTAAACCAGCATGTGGCCACCCGGTTTCTCGAGCGGATGGGCTGCCACGTGGAACTAGCCGAGAATGGATTGAGCGCGCTCGACCGCGTTCGCGCAGCCGTCGACGGATCGGCCTTCGACATGATTCTGATGGACTGCCTCATGCCCATAATGGACGGCTATGTGGCGACGCGCAGCATTCGCGCCGTGGAGACCGCGGCCGGGCGGCGGACGCCGGTAATCGCGATGACGGCCTCGCTGCTGGAGGAAGATCGCAGGCGGTGCCGCGAAGCCGGGATGGACGACTACATCCCGAAGCCGGTTGATCCCGAGGAGCTGAAACGCGCCGTGGTCCGTTTCACTCGCGACCGGGCGCAGGCCCGCGGCGCCCAGGCATAG